The following proteins are encoded in a genomic region of Mycobacterium sp. 155:
- a CDS encoding alpha/beta hydrolase — MSVILRGVTTVLLPGTGSDDDYVYRAFSAALHEVGAVVSTPVPQPDRLVDGYRDALDDAARSGPIAVGGVSIGAVVATAWALANPARTVAVLAALPPWTGSPDNAPAALLARQSAQLLRRDGLAATVARMRASSPPWLADELTRSWVGQWPTLPDAMDEAAGHPAPTCSDLEHLAAPLGVVVATDDPVHPAEVGFEWISAAPRAALRTVTLEAMGADTGVLGAACLAALQEA; from the coding sequence ATGAGCGTCATTCTGCGAGGTGTCACCACGGTTCTGCTACCCGGAACCGGGTCCGATGACGACTATGTCTACCGGGCGTTTTCCGCCGCGTTACACGAGGTCGGCGCAGTGGTGTCGACACCAGTTCCGCAGCCCGACCGGCTCGTGGACGGCTATCGTGACGCCCTCGACGACGCCGCCCGGTCCGGTCCGATCGCCGTCGGCGGGGTATCGATCGGCGCGGTGGTGGCGACAGCATGGGCACTGGCCAACCCTGCCCGAACCGTGGCCGTCCTGGCCGCACTGCCGCCGTGGACAGGATCTCCCGACAACGCCCCTGCCGCATTACTGGCACGCCAGTCAGCTCAACTGTTGCGCCGGGACGGGCTTGCCGCCACGGTGGCTCGGATGCGTGCGTCCAGCCCACCCTGGCTGGCTGACGAGCTGACTCGGTCCTGGGTCGGACAGTGGCCGACGCTGCCCGATGCGATGGACGAGGCCGCGGGCCACCCCGCACCCACATGCTCCGACCTGGAGCACCTGGCCGCGCCGCTGGGCGTGGTGGTCGCCACCGACGATCCCGTGCACCCGGCCGAGGTGGGCTTCGAATGGATCTCAGCGGCGCCGCGGGCGGCGCTGCGCACGGTCACTCTCGAAGCGATGGGCGCCGACACGGGCGTCCTGGGTGCGGCATGCTTGGCCGCCCTGCAAGAGGCGTGA
- a CDS encoding DUF3710 domain-containing protein — protein MAFGKRDKDQTAGDAALDSAADAVAEAGGGDDFVGPFDVEDFDDASVAAEGRLDLGSVLIPMPDGGQVQVELNEAGAPNAVWVVTPNGRFTIAAYAAPKSPGLWREVAAELTDSLRKDAASVAVEDGPWGREVVGVGNGGVVRFIGIDGYRWMVRCVVNGAPDTIGALADEARTSLADTVIRRGETPLPVRTPLAIELPEPMAAQLRAAAQAAAGQQEPPPQEQVPEPVARRSAQGSAMQQFRTITGG, from the coding sequence ATGGCATTCGGAAAACGTGACAAAGACCAGACTGCGGGCGATGCGGCGCTGGATTCGGCTGCCGATGCCGTGGCCGAGGCCGGCGGCGGCGACGACTTCGTGGGTCCATTCGACGTCGAGGACTTCGATGACGCCTCGGTGGCGGCCGAGGGCCGGCTCGACCTGGGGTCGGTGCTCATCCCGATGCCCGACGGTGGCCAGGTTCAGGTCGAACTCAACGAGGCTGGGGCGCCGAACGCGGTGTGGGTGGTGACACCCAACGGCAGGTTCACCATCGCGGCCTACGCGGCTCCGAAGAGTCCCGGGCTGTGGCGCGAAGTGGCCGCCGAACTGACCGACTCGTTGCGCAAGGACGCCGCGTCGGTCGCTGTCGAGGACGGCCCGTGGGGCCGCGAGGTGGTTGGCGTGGGCAACGGCGGTGTGGTGCGCTTCATCGGCATCGACGGCTACCGGTGGATGGTGCGGTGCGTGGTCAACGGTGCTCCGGACACCATCGGCGCGCTCGCCGATGAGGCCCGGACGTCATTGGCGGACACCGTGATTCGCCGCGGCGAGACACCGCTGCCGGTGCGCACCCCTCTCGCGATCGAACTGCCCGAGCCGATGGCGGCCCAACTGCGAGCCGCTGCTCAGGCTGCGGCTGGACAGCAGGAGCCTCCGCCCCAGGAACAGGTGCCGGAGCCGGTGGCGCGGCGCAGCGCTCAAGGATCGGCCATGCAGCAGTTCCGCACCATCACGGGCGGGTAA
- the dut gene encoding dUTP diphosphatase, with the protein MSNSLAVVRLDRDLPMPARAHDGDAGVDLYSAQDVRLAPGQRALVPTGVAVAIPRGMVGLVHPRSGLAARVGLSIVNTPGTIDAGYRGEIKVSLINLDPETPIVVNRGDRIAQLLVQRVELPELVEVTSFDEAGLADTSRGAGGHGSSGGHASL; encoded by the coding sequence GTGTCCAACTCTCTGGCGGTGGTCCGCTTGGACCGCGATCTCCCGATGCCCGCCCGGGCGCACGACGGCGACGCGGGCGTCGATCTCTACAGCGCGCAGGATGTCCGACTGGCTCCCGGGCAGCGGGCACTGGTGCCCACCGGTGTTGCCGTGGCCATCCCGCGCGGCATGGTGGGGTTGGTTCATCCCCGTTCGGGTTTGGCTGCGCGCGTGGGACTTTCGATCGTGAATACTCCGGGCACCATCGATGCCGGCTACCGCGGTGAGATCAAGGTTTCGCTGATCAACCTCGACCCTGAGACTCCTATCGTGGTCAATCGCGGCGACCGGATTGCTCAGCTGCTGGTGCAGAGGGTAGAACTTCCCGAACTGGTCGAGGTGACCTCGTTCGACGAGGCCGGCCTGGCCGACACTTCCCGTGGCGCAGGTGGCCACGGTTCCTCCGGCGGACATGCGAGTTTGTGA